The nucleotide window TTGCGGAGAGGGATGCATTCATTGAGCCCGTCCCCTCGCCGCTGGTCATGCTGACCGTTGACATTGAATCATGACTTCATCCTAGGGGTAGCCCCTGCGAATGATCTTCCATAGTGGCGTTTAGAAGCGTTTCTTCGATTGAATTCCGCGCTGCAGCGCAGCCTTGAGGCTGGTTCCCTCACCCTTACCGCTGAGGTGATGCCTCCAAGGGGAGGTGATCCCAGTGAAACCCTTGCCATGGCCGAGTGCCTGCGAGGGCGCGTCCATGCCATCAATGTCACCGATGGCAGCCGGGCGGTGATGCGCATGTGCAGTCTCGCCGTTTGCCGTCTGTTGATCGATGCGGGCTTGGAGCCTGTTCTGCAAGTTGCAGGTCGCGATCGGAATCGCATCGGACTTCAAGCCGACTTGCTGGGAGCCCATGCCCTCGGGATCCGCAATGTGCTTTGCCTCACGGGTGATCCCGTGCGTGCTGGCGATCAATCGTCTGTCCGGTCGGTTCACGAGCTGGAATCGGTTCGGCTTCTGCAGCAGGTGAGCGCATTCAATCGAGGGGAGGATCCCGTCAAAGACAGGCTTGCTGACGGTCCGACCAATTTGTTTGCAGGGACTGCCGCTGATCCCCACTGCGCCAGCTGGTCCGGTCTGTCGCGACGTCTCACCCGCAAACGTGAGGCTGGTGCCCGATTCGTGCAGACGCAGATGGTGATGGATCCTCGTTCTCTGGAGAGATTCTGCCGAGACCTCGCTGATCCTCTTGAGCTGCCAGTCCTTGCAGGGGTGTTTCTGCTCAAGTCAGCCCGTAATGCCCGGTTCATCAATCGCGTGGTTCCCGGCGCCTGTATCCCCAACCATTTAATTGATCGCCTCG belongs to Synechococcus sp. WH 7805 and includes:
- a CDS encoding methylenetetrahydrofolate reductase, whose amino-acid sequence is MNSALQRSLEAGSLTLTAEVMPPRGGDPSETLAMAECLRGRVHAINVTDGSRAVMRMCSLAVCRLLIDAGLEPVLQVAGRDRNRIGLQADLLGAHALGIRNVLCLTGDPVRAGDQSSVRSVHELESVRLLQQVSAFNRGEDPVKDRLADGPTNLFAGTAADPHCASWSGLSRRLTRKREAGARFVQTQMVMDPRSLERFCRDLADPLELPVLAGVFLLKSARNARFINRVVPGACIPNHLIDRLDQADDPMDEGIAIAAEQVRQFSGIAQGVHLMAVKAEQRIPEVLDRAGVSLPVL